The Streptomyces sp. NL15-2K genome contains a region encoding:
- a CDS encoding MarR family transcriptional regulator, with translation MDDLTTSPQTRLTDRLSRAGWQVEYRIQQVLQPAGVTIEQWRVLCCLSDGAGHAMSEIASYALVPRPTLTKQVDKLADRALVYRHADHADRRRVLVFLSARGRQLFRELEVAVSNEEARIVDQLGAGDADDLFALLGALIDRLPSA, from the coding sequence GTGGACGACCTGACGACATCGCCCCAGACCCGACTGACCGACCGGCTGAGCAGGGCCGGCTGGCAGGTGGAGTACCGGATCCAGCAAGTGCTCCAGCCTGCCGGTGTCACGATCGAACAATGGCGTGTGCTGTGCTGCCTGTCCGACGGCGCGGGTCATGCTATGTCTGAAATCGCCAGCTATGCGCTCGTTCCGCGCCCAACCCTGACGAAGCAAGTCGACAAGCTGGCGGACCGAGCCCTCGTTTACCGACACGCTGACCACGCGGACCGCCGGCGGGTCCTCGTCTTCCTGTCCGCTCGCGGCAGGCAACTGTTCCGCGAGCTCGAGGTTGCCGTGAGCAACGAAGAGGCCCGGATTGTCGACCAACTCGGAGCGGGCGATGCCGACGACCTCTTTGCGCTGCTCGGTGCGCTGATAGATCGTCTTCCCTCAGCCTGA
- a CDS encoding substrate-binding domain-containing protein — MVTVGVLDVALVIPLSSPAGLFGPSAELCGQLAAEEINRHGGLLGRELRLRIVDGGQAPGRVAAEVDSLVSRGSVQAVVGWHISAVRRQVAPRTVGRVPYIYTSLYEGSERTPGVFLTGETPAQQVLPAMRWMASELGIRSWCVVGADYVWPRASAAAARLYATQCGVEIRDEVFVPLGTEEFGPVLRRVERSRAQGVLMFLVGSDAARFNREFTQMRLDDLCVRLSPLMDENMLMATGSANARELYSAAGYFKSLTTASSLDFQRMYVRRFGLDAPVLNSPGESCYEGVLLLSRLMERARSLDVRSVCNSAQAVGYDGPRGSVSLQGNHLRQRVYIARADGLEFDVLDELREAAN, encoded by the coding sequence ATGGTGACCGTTGGTGTGCTGGACGTGGCTCTTGTCATCCCTTTGAGTAGTCCGGCCGGCCTGTTCGGGCCTTCCGCCGAGTTGTGCGGGCAGCTTGCGGCCGAGGAGATCAACAGGCACGGTGGCCTGCTCGGCAGGGAACTGCGGCTCCGCATCGTGGACGGGGGGCAGGCGCCGGGCAGGGTCGCGGCCGAGGTGGACTCTTTGGTCTCCCGAGGGTCGGTGCAGGCCGTGGTGGGCTGGCACATATCTGCCGTCCGCCGACAGGTTGCGCCGCGAACGGTGGGCCGAGTGCCGTACATCTACACATCGCTCTACGAGGGCAGCGAGCGGACGCCAGGCGTGTTCCTCACCGGCGAGACACCGGCCCAGCAGGTGTTGCCGGCGATGCGATGGATGGCGAGCGAGCTGGGAATCCGGAGCTGGTGCGTGGTCGGGGCCGACTACGTGTGGCCCAGGGCATCTGCGGCTGCCGCTCGCCTTTACGCCACCCAGTGCGGAGTGGAGATCCGGGACGAGGTTTTCGTCCCGCTGGGAACAGAGGAGTTCGGCCCGGTTCTTCGCCGGGTGGAGAGAAGTCGGGCGCAAGGTGTGCTCATGTTCCTCGTGGGATCGGACGCGGCGCGGTTCAACCGGGAGTTCACCCAAATGCGGCTGGACGATCTGTGCGTGCGCCTCAGTCCGCTGATGGACGAGAACATGTTGATGGCCACCGGTTCTGCGAACGCCCGCGAACTGTATTCGGCCGCCGGCTACTTCAAGTCGCTGACCACAGCAAGCTCCCTCGATTTCCAGCGGATGTATGTGCGGAGGTTCGGATTGGACGCGCCTGTTCTGAACTCGCCAGGGGAGTCATGCTACGAGGGTGTCCTCCTGCTGTCCCGCCTCATGGAGCGCGCACGCAGCCTCGATGTCAGGTCCGTGTGCAACAGCGCGCAGGCGGTGGGCTACGACGGCCCGCGTGGCTCCGTGAGCCTTCAGGGCAACCACCTTCGGCAGCGCGTCTACATCGCTCGTGCGGACGGGTTGGAGTTCGATGTGCTCGACGAGCTGCGGGAAGCAGCCAACTGA
- a CDS encoding tubulin-like doman-containing protein translates to MADEHDHDHDHGSDLARVEALKNEGVHRAGEHEGPFSLHVVGLGGAGAGIITALLENRPTDFLAHEATRFTALAVDIGHDADLAKVRAAATDLPDDRAQVRTVEIPAPTKKELSTSLNRYREFLKMEYPRYYWNPNYEPWLPSAVEIAGPGEHFSRAVAKAIYGAAYYQNREIIRELDAFAESVNASETTPIVVIAFSLAGGVGSGIVVELARHLSTVKLGRRPWVVGIGVMPCDGDPAGLDDGSLFPVINELDCMIDNEKNAGVMAVWGDLYKNPFTGGFFAVPQNDVYQLTGDLAATHRYVDEGIGNFLVRDGSVHLYETLKALNWLAVPGDQWHPAIRGQQGDRWLNLLSVRKLDDVDTAPTFGLVSGFHTEYAEVRVFGPKKETTKVAKAVVAEIAEIAATPLEPTVLTFDTKDDPMVSVVLPRASKLDLASFVPARDTYDTLEWEDKLLMHSWLLDLGVMLCEPSIRFDGMGGECIWGCACWVVVPHAAIRGERIEPPISIAAPTAS, encoded by the coding sequence ATGGCTGACGAACATGACCACGACCATGACCACGGGTCCGATCTCGCACGTGTCGAAGCCCTGAAGAACGAGGGCGTGCATCGGGCAGGCGAGCACGAGGGCCCGTTCTCATTGCACGTCGTGGGGTTGGGTGGAGCAGGTGCGGGGATCATCACCGCACTGCTCGAAAACCGGCCTACCGACTTCCTTGCCCACGAGGCAACTAGATTCACTGCACTTGCCGTCGACATAGGCCACGATGCGGACCTCGCGAAGGTGCGCGCTGCGGCGACCGACCTGCCCGACGATCGGGCGCAGGTCCGCACGGTCGAGATCCCGGCGCCCACAAAAAAGGAATTGAGCACCTCTCTCAACCGGTATCGCGAGTTCCTGAAGATGGAGTACCCGCGGTATTACTGGAACCCCAACTACGAGCCGTGGCTCCCCTCGGCCGTCGAGATCGCAGGTCCCGGCGAGCATTTCTCCCGCGCTGTCGCCAAAGCCATCTACGGCGCCGCGTACTACCAGAACCGGGAGATCATTCGGGAACTCGACGCCTTCGCGGAGAGCGTCAACGCGAGTGAAACCACCCCCATCGTGGTCATCGCCTTCAGCCTCGCAGGCGGGGTCGGCAGTGGGATCGTGGTGGAGCTGGCACGCCACCTGTCGACAGTCAAGCTGGGACGGCGACCGTGGGTCGTCGGCATCGGGGTCATGCCCTGCGACGGAGACCCGGCCGGACTGGACGACGGCTCGCTGTTCCCGGTCATCAACGAGCTCGACTGCATGATCGACAATGAGAAGAACGCCGGCGTCATGGCGGTCTGGGGAGATCTGTACAAGAACCCCTTCACCGGCGGATTCTTCGCCGTTCCGCAGAACGACGTGTACCAGCTGACCGGCGACCTCGCCGCGACGCACAGATACGTCGACGAAGGAATCGGCAACTTCTTGGTCCGTGATGGATCCGTACATCTCTACGAGACCCTCAAGGCCCTGAACTGGTTGGCGGTACCTGGCGACCAGTGGCATCCCGCCATTCGCGGCCAGCAGGGTGACCGATGGCTGAACCTGCTGTCCGTGCGCAAGCTCGACGACGTGGACACCGCCCCTACGTTTGGGCTGGTCAGCGGCTTCCACACCGAGTACGCCGAGGTGCGCGTGTTCGGACCCAAGAAGGAGACGACGAAAGTCGCCAAAGCGGTCGTCGCAGAGATCGCCGAGATTGCGGCAACCCCACTCGAGCCAACGGTGCTCACCTTCGACACGAAGGACGACCCGATGGTGAGCGTGGTTCTCCCGCGAGCGTCCAAGTTGGACCTCGCGAGCTTCGTTCCGGCTCGGGACACATACGACACGCTCGAATGGGAGGACAAGCTGCTCATGCACTCGTGGTTGCTTGACCTCGGCGTCATGCTCTGTGAACCATCCATCCGATTTGACGGAATGGGCGGGGAATGCATCTGGGGCTGCGCATGCTGGGTCGTCGTCCCGCACGCCGCGATCCGCGGGGAGCGGATCGAGCCTCCCATCTCCATTGCGGCCCCGACCGCATCATGA
- a CDS encoding tubulin-like doman-containing protein: MGLSMYHSATGNQSPHCIHAIGIGKTGAYMVEALLRTGEIEDMLEDPRARFTGLAIDIGEQDMHELDEYASGFNERLDDRGIPRERAQVRTVALDVPDRRDLQTSLNRWREFLKMEYPRYYWNPNYEPWLPADLELPEAGESFPRAVAKAIYGHYYYGGERTLEKELDDFVASINATKLPSIVLVFFSMAGGTGSGMVVDLARHLSNVKLGRRIPVVGVAALPFSGDEEHAGGKAALYPTINEFDCMLDDKKNDGVMAVWGDLYKNPFTGGFLVLPQEHSWQRLGQYTKTGQPAIRDALRKGVTRKFVDDSFCRFIVQDYGRLLFKMLRPAGFTGAPHERNISGDRTWTVFDVAKFTHPGVEVLPGEPRSKWREVVSKWIRYVPQWSGLKEGFKTDYIEAHTVAPRELWNDTLQSTLEETLRGYLLPEEDSTLNTSTGEFFDELTAYSNIVIPGVAKTDLTAFYEARDAYDQIEDWEEKLLMHSWILDLGVILSEQSIRFDGMAGECIWGCACWVVVPHEAIRGDAPSSANLTVVQQEHIAPMVKTVVPTP, encoded by the coding sequence ATGGGTTTGTCGATGTACCACAGCGCGACCGGAAATCAGTCGCCGCACTGCATTCACGCCATCGGTATCGGTAAGACCGGCGCCTACATGGTCGAGGCACTTCTCCGCACCGGCGAGATCGAGGACATGCTCGAAGACCCCCGCGCGCGGTTCACGGGTCTTGCCATCGACATCGGCGAGCAGGACATGCACGAGCTCGACGAGTACGCGAGCGGATTCAACGAGCGCCTCGACGATCGTGGAATCCCGCGCGAGCGCGCCCAGGTCCGCACGGTGGCCCTTGATGTACCGGATCGGCGGGACCTGCAGACCAGTCTGAACCGCTGGCGCGAGTTCCTGAAAATGGAGTATCCGCGCTACTACTGGAACCCCAACTACGAGCCCTGGCTGCCTGCCGACCTTGAGCTGCCGGAGGCCGGCGAATCCTTCCCCCGAGCGGTAGCCAAGGCCATCTACGGGCATTACTACTACGGCGGCGAGCGGACGCTGGAGAAAGAGCTGGACGACTTCGTCGCCAGCATCAATGCCACCAAGCTGCCCTCCATCGTGCTGGTGTTCTTCTCCATGGCCGGGGGCACCGGCAGCGGCATGGTGGTGGACCTCGCCCGGCACCTGTCCAATGTCAAGCTCGGCCGCCGTATCCCGGTGGTGGGGGTCGCGGCACTGCCGTTCTCCGGCGACGAGGAGCACGCCGGCGGCAAAGCCGCGCTCTACCCGACGATCAACGAGTTCGACTGCATGCTCGACGACAAGAAGAACGACGGTGTGATGGCGGTCTGGGGCGACCTGTACAAGAACCCCTTCACCGGCGGGTTCCTGGTCCTGCCCCAGGAGCATTCGTGGCAGCGGCTCGGTCAGTACACAAAGACCGGTCAGCCGGCGATCCGCGATGCGCTCCGCAAGGGCGTGACGAGGAAGTTCGTCGACGATTCGTTCTGCCGGTTCATCGTGCAGGACTATGGACGCCTGCTGTTCAAGATGCTGCGCCCGGCCGGCTTTACCGGCGCACCACATGAGCGCAACATCAGTGGCGACCGGACATGGACGGTGTTCGACGTCGCAAAGTTCACGCACCCCGGTGTGGAGGTGCTCCCTGGCGAGCCGAGGAGCAAGTGGCGCGAAGTCGTCTCCAAGTGGATCCGCTACGTTCCGCAGTGGTCCGGCCTCAAGGAGGGCTTCAAGACCGACTACATCGAGGCCCACACGGTCGCGCCGCGAGAGCTCTGGAACGACACTCTGCAGAGCACGCTCGAAGAAACCCTTCGCGGATATCTGCTGCCCGAGGAGGACTCGACCCTGAACACCTCCACGGGCGAGTTCTTCGATGAGCTGACGGCCTACTCGAACATCGTCATCCCCGGCGTCGCGAAGACCGACCTCACGGCGTTCTACGAGGCCAGAGACGCCTACGACCAGATCGAGGACTGGGAGGAGAAGCTGCTCATGCACTCCTGGATCCTCGACCTGGGCGTCATCCTCAGCGAACAGTCGATCCGGTTCGACGGCATGGCCGGCGAGTGCATCTGGGGCTGCGCATGCTGGGTCGTGGTTCCCCACGAGGCGATCCGGGGCGACGCGCCATCGTCCGCGAACCTGACGGTCGTGCAGCAGGAGCACATCGCACCGATGGTCAAGACCGTGGTGCCGACGCCGTAG
- a CDS encoding sigma factor-like helix-turn-helix DNA-binding protein → MDEMAALDPEYRTWLERVRATYEAVGFTCGCRLGDRELGNRVSAAVVAALVSRPRVFRYQGLPFSGRIAALAEDLLVQAREGRLPSGPGWPDLHAALLRVPADVQDVFVQSCVHGRDTEQIAATLGCDPKTAKARCAGALRIMRGIGGVAGAATAETER, encoded by the coding sequence ATGGATGAGATGGCGGCGCTGGATCCGGAGTACCGGACGTGGCTGGAACGCGTCAGGGCGACCTACGAAGCGGTCGGCTTCACGTGTGGCTGTCGCCTCGGCGATCGGGAGCTCGGCAACCGGGTGAGCGCTGCCGTCGTCGCCGCGCTGGTGTCAAGGCCGAGGGTCTTCCGCTACCAGGGGCTGCCGTTCTCCGGGCGGATCGCCGCCCTTGCGGAGGACCTGTTGGTGCAGGCGCGCGAAGGCAGGCTCCCATCGGGCCCCGGCTGGCCCGACCTGCATGCCGCACTCCTTCGGGTACCTGCTGATGTCCAGGACGTCTTCGTGCAGTCCTGCGTGCATGGCAGGGACACCGAGCAGATCGCGGCCACCCTCGGCTGCGACCCGAAGACCGCGAAGGCCCGGTGCGCCGGCGCCCTCAGGATCATGCGTGGCATCGGCGGCGTGGCCGGGGCCGCGACCGCAGAGACAGAACGTTAA
- a CDS encoding nitrile hydratase accessory protein, protein MEATATTAPLHETCVTEMNAPTFDADWQRRAFGVAVVLSEFGHYPWDAFQQQLIAAIGAWEAAPATEQGSRQYYEHWLAALERVLVDHDLVADDEMRALEPRHWPVALRTRASEPREGA, encoded by the coding sequence ATGGAGGCCACCGCCACCACCGCGCCCCTGCACGAAACCTGCGTCACGGAGATGAACGCACCCACCTTCGACGCCGACTGGCAGCGCCGGGCGTTCGGCGTCGCCGTCGTCCTGTCGGAGTTCGGCCACTACCCCTGGGACGCGTTCCAGCAGCAACTCATCGCCGCCATCGGCGCATGGGAGGCCGCCCCCGCGACCGAGCAGGGCAGCCGGCAGTACTACGAGCACTGGCTCGCGGCGCTCGAACGCGTACTGGTCGATCACGATCTGGTCGCCGACGACGAGATGCGTGCCCTGGAACCAAGACACTGGCCCGTCGCCCTCCGTACCAGGGCGAGTGAACCCCGAGAAGGAGCATGA
- a CDS encoding CbtB-domain containing protein has translation MSNILPLSTAEAGASSGLVVRPLRDGLIVVAVVALALVALVAVFLDQGQLLSPALGQIAEKANYIHEFAHDGRHLLGAPCH, from the coding sequence ATGTCGAACATCCTCCCCCTGTCCACCGCAGAAGCCGGCGCGTCGTCCGGTCTGGTCGTCCGTCCGCTGCGCGACGGGCTGATCGTCGTGGCCGTGGTGGCTCTCGCGCTGGTCGCGCTGGTCGCCGTCTTCCTGGACCAAGGGCAGTTGCTGTCCCCGGCGCTGGGCCAGATCGCCGAAAAGGCCAACTACATCCACGAGTTCGCTCACGATGGCCGGCACCTGCTCGGTGCTCCGTGCCACTGA